A genome region from Glycine max cultivar Williams 82 chromosome 5, Glycine_max_v4.0, whole genome shotgun sequence includes the following:
- the LOC100788490 gene encoding uncharacterized protein, which produces MASQESIEKMLSRQNYRNLWHTDLLRSIQADTPYCCLALWCAPCVSYLLRKRALYDDMSRYTCCAGYMPCSGRCGESKCPEFCLCTEVFLCFGNSVASTRFLLQDEFNIQTTQCDNCIIGFMFCLQQIACIFSIVAMIVGSSEIQEASQLLSCLADFVYCTVCACMQTQHKIEMDKRDGKFGPQPAMAVPPVQQMSRIDQQVPPFVGFPPQPVYGQPAQGYPPAGYHPPATYPPPEYPPAGYPPPVVYPPPGYSGHPK; this is translated from the exons ATGGCGTCGCAGGAGAGTATCGAAAAGATGCTGTCACGGCAGAATTACCGGAATTTATGGCACACCGATCTCTTGAGATCCATTCAGGCCGATACACCTT ATTGTTGCCTCGCGTTGTGGTG TGCGCCATGTGTGTCTTACCTTCTTCGCAAAAGAGCCCTTTATGATGATATGTCAAG ATACACATGTTGTGCTGGCTACATGCCTTGCAGTGGTAGGTGTGGAGAAAGTAAATGTCCAGAATTTTGCCTTTGCACTGAG GTTTTCCTCTGCTTTGGAAATTCAGTCGCCTCAACCCGCTTTCTATTGCAAGATGAATTTAACATTCAAACCACGCAATGTGATAATTGCATTATT GGTTTCATGTTTTGCCTTCAACAAATTGCATGTATATTCTCTATTGTTGCCATGATTGTGGGAAGCAGTGAAATTCAAGAGGCTTCTCAGCTGCTGTCTTGTTTGGCTGACTTTGTGTACTGCAC gGTCTGTGCATGCATGCAG ACTCAGCACAAGATTGAGATGGACAAGCGTGACGGGAAATTTGGACCCCAACCAGCAATGGCAGTGCCTCCTGTTCAGCAGATGTCACGCATTGATCAACAAGTTCCTCCTTTTGTTGGGTTTCCACCACAACCAGTTTATGGACAGCCTGCTCAAGGATATCCCCCCGCCGGTTACCACCCCCCTGCTACATATCCTCCACCAGAATATCCCCCCGCCGGTTACCCCCCCCCTGTTGTATATCCTCCACCAGGATATTCTGGCCACCCTAAGTGA
- the LOC100789020 gene encoding brassinosteroid-responsive RING protein 1 — MGFPVGYSELLFPKLLLHILSLLGLLRKLICSLLRFMGLHDFLEPDIAWAETQTRVPEEFESVSATLIREILPVVKFRELVDPPETCAVCLSEFEENDEIRRLANCRHIFHRGCLDRWMGYDQRTCPLCRTAFIPDEMQGAFIQRLWAASGIADPL; from the coding sequence ATGGGTTTCCCAGTGGGGTACTCGGAGCTCCTCTTCCCGAAGCTTCTCCTTCACATCCTCTCCCTCCTGGGCCTCCTCAGGAAGCTGATTTGCAGCCTCCTCCGCTTCATGGGCCTCCACGACTTCCTCGAGCCCGACATTGCCTGGGCCGAAACCCAGACCCGAGTGCCCGAAGAGTTCGAATCCGTGTCGGCCACGCTCATCCGGGAAATCCTGCCGGTGGTGAAGTTCCGGGAGCTGGTGGATCCCCCGGAGACGTGCGCGGTGTGTCTGAGCGAGTTCGAGGAAAACGATGAGATCAGACGGCTGGCGAATTGTCGTCACATATTCCACCGAGGATGTTTGGACCGTTGGATGGGGTACGATCAGAGAACCTGCCCTCTTTGCAGAACGGCCTTTATACCGGACGAAATGCAAGGTGCTTTTATTCAGAGACTCTGGGCTGCCTCTGGGATCGCTGATCCTTTGTAG
- the LOC100818782 gene encoding BTB/POZ domain-containing protein At1g63850, whose amino-acid sequence MATLEVQKQPKRPKYRESSVSPSVNPQRRTPEAESPSSYSHRTRFSPIMDFFHSSSPTSNHDSFPSSFSKFNSALTAGLLNPLSPPPDKTRSSPTLFEIMASEPDVPHRPTPLIPPTPNPYPNKPLILDPHALLMQRISELLVSRSPGNQFNDAVSSDIKLTLTSKDGTCVSMNLHRQILVAHSRFFSVKLSDRWTKHQQELQRSPVPYEVEIADCDDVEVYIETLRLMYCKDLRKKLMREDVSRVLGILKVSAAIGFDAGVLSCLEYLEAAPWAEDEEEKVASLLSELRLEAVGAGEVLKRVSTGVANGNEEGSDNEEVLLKLIRVVLEGKDEKARREMKGLVSKMLRENSSQSDLRKESLYLACDDCLQLLRHHFLQAVASDMQDLSQIARQADNLHWILDILVDRQIAEDFLKTWASQSDLAEAHSKVPAVHRFEVSRVTARLFVGIGKGQLLASKDVRCLLLKTWLVPFYDDFGWMRRASKGLDRHLIEDGLSNTILTLPLPCQQDILLAWFNRFLNSGEDCPNIQRGFEVWWRRAFWKRNGEQERTRQFRIATTSVENP is encoded by the exons ATGGCAACCCTCGAAGTCCAAAAGCAGCCCAAACGACCCAAGTATCGGGAAAGCAGCGTCTCTCCCTCTGTAAACCCGCAGCGGCGCACTCCCGAGGCCGAATCTCCCTCCAGCTACAGCCACAGGACCCGCTTCTCTCCAATAATGGacttttttcattcttcttctcccaCATCCAACCATGACTCTTTCCCTTCTAGCTTCTCCAAGTTCAACTCCGCCCTCACCGCTGGCCTCTTAAACCCATTGTCCCCCCCTCCCGACAAGACCCGATCCAGCCCTACCCTCTTCGAAATCATGGCCAGCGAGCCCGACGTCCCCCACAGGCCCACCCCTCTCATCCCTCCAACCCCCAACCCCTACCCCAACAAGCCCCTTATTCTTGATCCTCATGCCCTCTTGATGCAGCGCATATCCGAGCTCCTTGTTTCTCGCAGCCCCGGTAATCAGTTCAACGACGCCGTTTCCAGCGACATCAAGCTCACTCTCACCTCCAAAGACGGTACTTGTGTCTCCATGAACTTGCATCGCCAAATCCTCGTTGCTCACAGTAGATTCTTCTCTGTCAAGCTCTCCGATCGCTGGACCAAGCACCAGCAGGAGCTGCAGCGCTCCCCGGTGCCCTACGAAGTTGAAATCGCCGACTGCGACGATGTTGAGGTTTACATTGAGACTTTGAGGTTGATGTATTGTAAGGATCTTAGGAAGAAGCTCATGAGGGAGGATGTCTCCCGAGTTCTCGGCATTTTAAAG GTTTCAGCTGCGATTGGGTTTGATGCTGgggttttgtcttgtttggAGTACTTGGAAGCAGCGCCATGGGCGGAGGATGAGGAGGAGAAGGTGGCATCGCTCCTGTCTGAGCTTCGTCTTGAAGCAGTTGGAGCTGGGGAGGTTTTGAAGAGGGTTTCGACTGGTGTTGCCAATGGAAATGAAGAGGGGAGTGATAACGAGGAGGTTCTACTTAAGCTTATTCGTGTGGTTCTTGAAGGGAAGGATGAGAAGGCCAGGCGCGAGATGAAAGGGTTAGTTTCGAAGATGCTGCGTGAGAATTCTTCTCAGAGTGATCTTCGGAAAGAGTCATTGTACTTGGCATGTGACGATTGCCTGCAGTTACTTCGTCACCATTTTTTGCAGGCTGTGGCTTCGGATATGCAGGATTTGAGTCAAATTGCAAGGCAAGCAGATAATTTGCATTGGATTTTGGATATTTTAGTTGACAGACAGATTGCCGAGGATTTCCTCAAGACGTGGGCATCTCAGTCAGATTTAGCTGAAGCTCATTCTAAAGTGCCGGCAGTTCACAGGTTTGAGGTTAGCAGAGTTACAGCAAGGTTGTTTGTTGGGATTGGGAAAGGACAATTGTTGGCTTCTAAAGATGTAAGGTGTTTGCTTCTAAAAACTTGGCTGGTGCCCTTTTATGATGACTTTGGTTGGATGAGGAGGGCATCCAAGGGGCTTGATAGGCACCTAATTGAGGATGGTCTTAGTAACACGATTCTCACTCTGCCGCTCCCCTGTCAACAGGATATTTTGCTTGCTTGGTTTAATCGTTTCTTGAATTCTGGTGAAGATTGCCCAAATATTCAAAGAGGGTTTGAAGTTTGGTGGAGAAGGGCTTTCTGGAAGAGGAATGGAGAGCAAGAACGGACAAGACAATTTCGAATTGCAACTACATCAGTTGAGAACCCTTGA
- the LOC100787954 gene encoding homeobox protein BEL1 homolog yields the protein MARQLCEEKSKDMASSSHGLFYSDVSSNNPTIQPHLMNHIQGFVTDPDMFNLTTGMDMIGFSKNLQQHSESNGVMMWKSFFGKPGQLAGSSSSKTMNGSCSNFYNQHADAYNTNKQDFTSGISETSSENLVVGGAHDSAPWQENRLMVDDSSLRCVFPCEGNQRPSQGLSLSLSSTNPLSIGLQSFELRQTSHHQHLSDFVSREGFFGKPVNAQQQQQQMLQDGYLSPSKGANIYQGHFLIKNSKFLVPAQVLLNEFCSLGTKENDVLPKQKCSQKNKQWEEGNSGGGSSKNHSLSSLEYVELQKRKTKLLAMLEEVDRRYKHYRNQMKAVVSSFEAVAGNGAATVYSALALKAMSRHFRCLKDGIMDEIEATRKGMGEKDHVAAVPGTTRGETPRLRIVDQSLRQQRAFQQISIMETHPWRPQRGLPERSVSVLRAWLFEHFLHPYPSDVDKHILARQAGLSRRQVSNWFINARVRLWKPMVEEMYLEEEKEQENDVASSDINVPEEDEKPTQEAPLLRIDSECMSSIVNDVTKSGKTIQNDNQMDAFGSVELDFSSYTHAHHSSGVSLTLGLQQHGESGVSLAFLPAATQSSMFYPRDQIQECQTVQYSLLDAEGQNMPFRNVMGTHLLHDLV from the exons ATGGCTCGACAATTGTGTGAAGAAAAGTCCAAGGACATGGCTTCATCAAGTCATGGGTTGTTCTACTCAGATGTATCATCCAATAACCCAACTATCCAACCCCATCTGATGAACCACATCCAAGGCTTTGTGACCGACCCGGACATGTTCAACCTCACCACAGGTATGGATATGATAGGGTTTTCAAAGAACCTTCAGCAACACAGCGAAAGCAACGGTGTCATGATGTGGAAAAGTTTCTTCGGCAAACCAGGTCAACTCGCGGGTTCTTCCTCTTCCAAAACGATGAACGGGTCTTGTAGCAATTTTTATAACCAGCATGCTGATGCGTATAATACTAATAAGCAAGACTTCACATCAGGGATTTCTGAGACAAGTAGCGAGAACTTAGTTGTCGGTGGTGCCCATGATTCTGCCCCGTGGCAAGAGAACAGGCTAATGGTTGATGATTCTTCCTTAAGGTGCGTGTTCCCTTGTGAAGGTAACCAAAGGCCCAGTCAAGGCCTTTCACTCTCTCTTAGTTCAACCAACCCTTTAAGTATTGGCTTGCAATCGTTTGAGCTAAGACAAACAAGCCATCATCAGCATCTTTCTGATTTTGTTTCAAGAGAGGGTTTTTTCGGAAAACCAGTCAATGctcaacagcagcaacaacaaatgTTGCAAGATGGGTATTTGAGTCCTAGCAAAGGTGCAAATATTTATCAGGGACATTTTCTAATCAAGAACTCCAAGTTCTTGGTGCCTGCACAGGTCCTTCTGAACGAGTTTTGTAGCCTAGGGACAAAGGAAAATGATGTACTACCAAAGCAAAAGTGCTCTCAAAAGAACAAGCAGTGGGAAGAAGGTAATAGCGGTGGTGGTTCCTCAAAGAACCATTCTCTTAGCTCTCTAGAGTATGTGGAATTGCAGAAGAGAAAGACAAAGCTGCTCGCGATGCTGGAAGAG GTTGATAGAAGATACAAACACTACCGTAACCAAATGAAGGCTGTGGTGTCCTCCTTTGAAGCAGTGGCGGGTAATGGTGCAGCCACTGTTTACTCGGCTCTGGCTTTGAAAGCCATGTCAAGACATTTTAGGTGTTTGAAGGATGGAATTATGGATGAAATTGAAGCCACAAGAAAAGGCATGGGAGAGAAAGACCACGTAGCGGCAGTACCCGGCACAACAAGGGGCGAAACACCAAGGCTTAGAATCGTTGACCAATCGCTGAGACAACAAAGGGCCTTTCAGCAAATTAGCATCATGGAAACCCATCCTTGGAGACCCCAACGTGGCCTTCCCGAACGTTCCGTTTCTGTTCTTCGAGCTTGGCTTTTTGAGCACTTTCTCCATCC GTACCCAAGCGATGTTGATAAACATATCCTAGCCCGCCAAGCCGGTCTCTCCAGACGTCAG GTTTCGAATTGGTTTATTAACGCGAGGGTGAGGCTATGGAAGCCGATGGTGGAGGAAATGTATCTGGAAGAAGAGAAGGAGCAAGAAAACGACGTAGCATCATCGGATATTAATGTTCCCGAAGAGGATGAGAAGCCAACGCAGGAGGCTCCACTCCTTCGAATTGACTCAGAGTGCATGTCGTCTATCGTCAACGACGTCACAAAGAGCGGCAAAACCATCCAAAACGACAACCAAATGGACGCATTCGGGTCGGTGGAGCTTGACTTTTCGTCCTACACGCATGCGCACCATTCTTCCGGCGTGTCGTTGACGCTGGGGTTACAGCAGCACGGTGAAAGCGGGGTAAGTTTAGCGTTCCTGCCAGCGGCAACACAGAGCTCGATGTTTTACCCACGGGATCAGATTCAAGAGTGTCAAACAGTTCAGTACTCTCTTTTGGATGCCGAAGGACAAAACATGCCGTTTAGGAATGTCATGGGGACACacttgcttcatgatttggtATGA